From the Oncorhynchus nerka isolate Pitt River linkage group LG28, Oner_Uvic_2.0, whole genome shotgun sequence genome, one window contains:
- the LOC115112759 gene encoding protein phosphatase 1 regulatory subunit 3E-like: METEAVRSVVVMLPPKNCLTRNYSCIAGLFGSLAADPRLEDVEGMELNGTSEPIEMHHVVDERPRGRESFLKPPQSPNLRRRCKSLPTPIERAKLEISRSRSPCSQKKVRFADSLGLELTSVKHFNDTDMPDVPERIMATFDRGPLHLNPFDKFPRAPTTQSIFMELQFKNPGTLPGFTEKVKEVKVLLECAEADEFSLSGVVRVLNMAFEKSVYLRFSINNWITFMDSLASYVPESSNGVTDKFYFKIITPTTFLESGGTFQFAIRYCVGGDEYWDNNNGVNYKVRRHRFKISPPREWEDGWIHFI, encoded by the coding sequence ATGGAAACCGAGGCTGTGCGCTCTGTCGTGGTCATGCTGCCTCCCAAGAACTGCCTCACGAGGAACTACAGCTGCATAGCTGGGTTGTTCGGGAGCTTGGCAGCAGACCCGAGACTAGAAGACGTGGAGGGGATGGAGCTGAACGGAACCAGCGAGCCCATCGAGATGCACCATGTGGTGGATGAGAGACCAAGAGGCCGGGAATCCTTCCTCAAACCCCCGCAGAGTCCGAACCTGCGCCGGAGGTGCAAGTCTCTGCCGACCCCCATAGAGAGAGCGAAGCTTGAGATCTCCCGCAGCCGGAGTCCCTGCAGCCAGAAAAAGGTCCGTTTCGCCGACTCTCTGGGTCTGGAGCTCACCTCTGTGAAGCACTTCAATGACACAGACATGCCCGATGTGCCGGAGCGCATAATGGCCACATTCGACAGGGGTCCCCTCCACCTGAACCCCTTTGACAAGTTCCCCAGGGCACCGACCACCCAGTCAATTTTTATGGAGCTGCAATTCAAGAACCCCGGGACGTTACCAGGCTTTACTGAGAAAGTGAAAGAAGTGAAAGTGTTGTTGGAGTGTGCTGAAGCCGACGAGTTCAGTCTGTCGGGCGTCGTGCGGGTTTTGAACATGGCTTTCGAGAAAAGTGTCTATTTGAGGTTCTCAATCAACAACTGGATAACCTTCATGGACAGTCTGGCATCATATGTCCCAGAATCAAGCAACGGCGTGACAGACAAATTCTATTTTAAGATAATCACCCCAACAACGTTTCTGGAGAGCGGAGGCACATTCCAGTTTGCCATTAGATACTGCGTTGGCGGAGATGAGTATTGGGACAATAATAACGGGGTCAACTACAAAGTGCGACGCCACAGGTTTAAGATTTCTCCACCCCGTGAGTGGGAGGATGGCTGGATTCACTTCATCTAA
- the atmin gene encoding ATM interactor: MAASASGKAYRNDNASTGSQKCTEEPPTPTREIIKPSIMELTKEVRTNILCTVEGCGKILPNTPALNMHLVKSHRVKDGLVNPTIRKDMKGSQKLYCCPIEGCPRGPNRPFSQFSLVKQHFMKMHAEKKHKCSKCNNGYSTEWDLRRHIEDCGRTYRCTCGCPYASRAALLSHIYRTGHEVPTEHRYPPVKKRKMERQISGEEKVKPSEFMCKIIKTDRELSEDSLPSDRVCHNNPPKHLQKLLLPKPEVALVNFPVMQLAHLPVLLPSTESGVLRSVVLAVDSQGSFSTLHLMPQSMGAMVPHLDPKTLCFRGSMPASRSSLGPVSMGVQVSLESVGSGNDSGGTRGSNTSTNIQTDISYLSRMPMGVGVGTEMCPFGESSVSSCSQTDISVSAQVLLPVSVETQTFPSKAKATTTIGAQTDTLSQLPCPYSSPSQSPYITKQTQTRLALAGSEESAQMDQAIMCSDLFDSYSLSVSTQTALTDGHFRTHGVDDPLSGNSLYDHDKSAGGMCFGVQTDDLQSGSVADNQTQTTLALFNDLENILSGHSLSGHQAQMDSSTGCGSALCSVQEQHTGIDFDFEEFLNAAHIQTQTEESDLSGLGADTPLEVLDIQTQTDFLLLEGLGNSEGPGRSQASDLELEMFDTQTQTDLNFLLKAGGHMPLGNILRQSSFSMSTESSDTETQTDLHRPLTPTLNSNTLPSVSQGDQARLLSSTETQTVTDASSEGLGNLFLTSNETQTVMDDFLSADMAWNMESHFSSVETQTCEELFALFQHSEKPNS; the protein is encoded by the exons gacgGTCTTGTCAACCCCACCATCAGGAAGGACATGAAGGGCTCCCAGAAGCTCTACTGTTGTCCCATAGAGGGCTGTCCACGAGGCCCCAACAGACCCTTCTCCCAGTTTTCCCTGGTTAAACAG CACTTTATGAAGATGCATGCAGAGAAGAAGCACAAGTGTTCCAAGTGCAACAACGGCTACAGCACAGAGTGGGACCTGAGGCGCCACATAGAGGACTGTGGGAGGACCTACCGCTGCACGTGTGGCTGCCCCTACGCCAGCAGAGCAGCGCTACTGTCACATATCTACAGGACCGGCCACGAGGTCCCCACAGAACACAG GTATCCACCAGTGAaaaagaggaagatggagagacagatcaGTGGAGAGGAAAAAGTCAAGCCCAGTGAATTCATGTGTAAGATCataaaaacagacagagaacTCTCAGAGGACTCCCTCCCTTCAGACAGGGTCTGCCACAACAACCCCCCTAAACACCTCCAGAAACTCCTCCTACCCAAGCCCGAAGTGGCTCTGGTGAATTTCCCTGTGATGCAGCTGGCCCAtctccccgtcctcctcccctccacagagaGCGGGGTTCTGAGGTCTGTGGTGCTGGCTGTGGACAGCCAGGGCTCATTCAGCACCCTCCACCTCATGCCCCAGTCCATGGGGGCCATGGTGCCTCACCTGGACCCTAAGACCCTGTGCTTCAGGGGCAGCATGCCTGCCTCCCGCTCCAGTCTGGGGCCTGTCAGCATGGGGGTGCAGGTAAGTCTGGAGTCAGTGGGCTCTGGCAATGACTCAGGAGGAACCAGGGGGAGCAATACCTCCACCAACATCCAGACAGACATCTCATACTTGTCCAGAATGCCTATGGGGGTCGGGGTGGGGACGGAGATGTGCCCCTTTGGTGAGTCGTCGGTCTCCTCGTGTTCTCAGACAGATATTAGTGTGAGTGCTCAGGTCCTGCTGCCGGTCAGTGTAGAGACCCAGACGTTCCCCTCTAAGGCCAAAGCCACCACCACCATCGGGGCGCAGACAGATACCCTCAGCCAGCTGCCCTGCCCCTATTCCTCCCCATCCCAGTCCCCCTACATTACCAAGCAGACCCAGACCAGACTCGCCCTGGCTGGGTCAGAAGAGAGTGCTCAGATGGACCAGGCCATCATGTGCTCAGACCTCTTCGACAGTTACTCCCTCAGTGTCTCAACACAGACTGCACTGACAGACGGACACTTCAGAACCCACGGTGTAGACGACCCCCTTTCCGGTAACAGTCTCTATGACCACGACAAGTCAGCAGGAGGCATGTGCTTTGGCGTGCAGACAGATGATCTCCAGTCGGGCAGCGTGGCGGACAACCAAACCCAGACCACCTTGGCTCTGTTCAACGATCTGGAAAATATCTTGTCAGGTCACTCTCTGTCCGGTCACCAGGCGCAGATGGATTCTTCAACAGGCTGTGGGTCAGCTCTGTGCTCTGTTCAGGAACAGCACACGGGCATCGATTTTGACTTTGAGGAATTCCTGAACGCGGCCCACATCCAGACCCAGACGGAGGAGAGCGATCTGAGCGGGCTGGGGGCCGACACGCCCCTGGAGGTCCTGGATATCCAAACCCAGACAGACTTCCTTCTCCTGGAGGGCCTGGGAAACAGTGAGGGGCCGGGCCGGAGCCAGGCCAGTGACCTGGAACTGGAGATGTTTGACACCCAGACCCAGACGGACCTCAACTTCCTGCTGAAAGCCGGAGGCCACATGCCCCTGGGCAACATTCTGCGCCAGTCCAGCTTCTCCATGAGCACAGAGTCCTCTGACACTGAGACGCAGACCGACCTCCACCGACCGCTTACACCAACACTAAACTCCAACACCCTTCCCTCTGTGTCCCAGGGTGACCAGGCCAGGCTCTTAAGCAGCACGGAGACTCAGACGGTGACCGACGCATCATCTGAGGGCCTCGGAAACCTCTTCCTGACCAGCAACGAGACCCAGACAGTCATGGACGACTTCCTGTCAGCTGACATGGCCTGGAACATGGAGTCCCACTTCAGCTCGGTGGAGACGCAGACATGTGAGGAGCTGTTTGCTCTCTTTCAGCACTCTGAGAAACCCAACAGCTGA